The Lolium rigidum isolate FL_2022 chromosome 2, APGP_CSIRO_Lrig_0.1, whole genome shotgun sequence genomic interval CTGGGATCGGCCATTTGGCACCATCCCGTGAACCCTGACAGAATACCGAACCGAATGCATGGACATACATTAGCGTGCGTGGAGCACAAAATACATATGCTGTTCAACTGAACCGGCTCCACGAATTGGCGACTTTCATTCAGAAAAGAAAAGGCCCTTGCATAAAAACACAAATGGATGACACACCAAAACTAAAGCTAGCTAGCCCAGCACACGGGGGGTCCCACGCCCTCGCAAAGTCTGGGTCCCATGCCATCGCAAAGTTTAGGTAGCCACCGAACTTTTTTTCTACTCTATCGCGCAACCTTTTTATCATGATGAGGAAAGGGATGAGGACTGTTCCATCCATCCCCAATTCCAAAGTGCATGATCAGCAGCAGTAAAATACTTGCCACCGAGGCCGTCTAGGCACCAAGCCTATCTATAAAAGAGGCTTTCCCCCCTCTCAATTTGGACCTGAGCTTACCGGCAACAGCAACCACCGCACAATAGGAAGGCGCAAAGAAACTCTCGCTATTCCTTTCTTTCCTCGCAAGGTTTCGCCCATGGAGGGGTCAACGAGCCATGACCATGTGATCGGAATCCCGGTGAACAGCACGGCCTACGGGATCGAGGAGCCAGACTTCCCGGCGGAGGAGACGATCAGCACACCCGATGATCACCCCGGATTCGTCGGCGCTTCTTTCCAATCTGCTAGTCGCAACGATGGGAACGGCTCGACGGCGGCGACCGATCATCACACGACCCAAGCTCGCCGGAAGGGGGGCAAGATCGCGCAGGGCATCAAAGAACACGGTAATTAATAGTATTGAATATTCTCTTCTTGTTCAATTCAACGCGTAAGAAGAACAATCGGAAAAAGATCGGGTTTTTCTTGCCTTGGAAAGTCAGACTGAACCCGTCCTCGTTCCCGACGTTTTGCAGTGTCCCTGGGTCCGAAGCTATCGGAGACGGTCAGGGGGAAGCTCACGCTGGGCGCCAGGATCCTGCAGGCCGGCGGCGTCGAGAAGGTGTTCCGGCAGTGGTTCTCCGTGGACAAGAACGAGCGGCTGCTCAGGGCGTCGCAGTGCTACCTGTCCACCACGGCGGGCCCCATCGCCGGGATGCTCTTCGTGTCCACGGAGCGGGTCGCGTTCCGCAGCGACCGCTCGCTGGCGGTGGCCGCACCCGACGGCGGCAAGGTCCGGGTGCCGTACAAGGTGACGATCCCGCTGCGGAAGGTGACGCGCGCCGTGCCCAGCGAGAACAAGCACAGGCCCGAGCAGAGGTACATCGAGGTGCTCACCAACGACGGCTTCGAGTTCTGGTTCATGGGCTTCGTCAGCTACCACAGGTCGCTGCAGCACCTGCAGCAGGCCATCGCGCAGGCGAGATGACACTTCAAGcgagcggcggccggagatcgTTGTTTCTTGCTTCTCTTCCGATCGTCTCTCTCTGTACACGCGTTGCGTTTTGTGCTCTGCTTAGATGGGCAGTGGTTTATAGGAATCTGTGTATGTGTAGGGTTAATTACAAGTACAACATGTCGCTGTATGCTGCTAGTGCATGACAAATGTTTTGGCGGTTGGGGAAGATGGAATTCATGAACAAATCTGGGAATGGAATGGCTGGGTTGCAACGGCAAAAAGAGCCTTCATTCATGTGTGTGCAGTGGGGACTCGGGGGAGTTTCAGACATTCATTCTTTTCTAGGGTAAAAATGATAATATAGTGAAATGGTATATTGTCTATCAATAGAGCTTGACCATAGTCTTTTCTGATGGCATACGTGGCAGTCATATTCATACATGATTACTTACAAAACCATGCTGTACCAGGATCTTCCATTCTGCCAATTGAGATTGTTTGCACTGGCAGGCTCTACTTGGCCTCCAAGGCAGAAATATCATGTTCAGTTGTACCTACAGTTCCATAAAATCCTGACATTTAATTTAGAAAATATCAAGAGGCGAGGTAGCGATTTATTGCTCGTAGTTTATGTCTCAAGAATTCCGACACCGAACGTTCTCATGGCATATCGATATCGGACTCTTCAAGTAGCATTTACACAACAATCTCTGGGACGAATCTCACTGAAAGAGACTGAATTCACTTCTCTGAAAACACAGTAAGATCAAGATTTAACCAGGTCGCCAGATTGCTGTAAAAGATAGGTTTGCAAACAACACATGAGAAAAATAATTTGGTAGGATAATCTTGACATCGATCGCTGACCTGTTGCTGAGGATTAccttgcaaactaagctttcaatcGTCAGTGCCAAGCATTCTTCTGGTGCCATTCAAAGTACCATGTAGGTGATTCACCGATTCTTGTAATTATTAGTAGCCATAGATTGCTAAACATGGGTATCAGTACCAATAGATTGCTCTAGTTCCATAAAATCCTTATATTTAATTAAGAAGTATCAAGAGGCGATTGTAGTTATGGTAGCGATTTATTGCATAGAGTTGGTGTCTGAAAATTTCCGACACTAAACATGTTTATAGCATATCGATCTCAAACTCTTCAACTAGCATATACTATGCAATAATCTCTATGACGTATCTCACCGAAAGAGACTAAATTCAATTCTCTGCTTCCAAAGAAAAAACCCAGTCAGATTCGGATTTAATTAGCTCACTGATAAACAGTCCAGCTTGCTAACAAGGCGTGAGACAAATCATTAGGTAGGACAATCCGTATAGAAAATAAGCAAGAGCATTGATCGCCGACCTGCACAATCGATTTAacttgcaaactaagctttcaattGTCAGTGCAATGCATTCTTCTGTTGCCATTCTGATCCACCAAGCCATCATAATTCAGAAGTACTCTTAGGAGAAGATAAACTACAGGGCACACAGACAGGGCTGAATCAGTCAGATTTGGAGATCCCAAGACTCTGCCCAAAGCCGGCCATGCATATCCACGGACCATGGACATACTCTGCATCTACATGCAGTGCTAAAACCTTAGCTACGAAGCGCCCAATGGCAGTCTTTGGGTTGGGGGCCAAGGACAAGGAGGGATTATGCGGTGCACTGTGTCTTTTTGCATCTGCCTTTACTTGGTCCTTTCTTACAGTTATCTCACTTCCATGTTTGGCTGAACAATTTGCTTTGCCCTGCCGGATTGGACCATCAGATAGTGCTATTTTAGAATCTTCACGATGTTATCCGATCAGGTAGACCTTTGCCCTTTTGTTCGGTCTTTCACCCCACTTGGAAGAAAAGCACCGGGAGGTTACATTACCTGGGGCAGTATACATGTCTTGCCTCCGAAGTTATCACCTACACTGCATGCCTAGCACGGGCCCAACATCAAATTCATCTCTTCTTTTTCAACGCCATCAGTCCAGCACTTGAGAAAAAGAATTCTGAGAGCTTACCTTGGACTGCTCTTAGTTAGCTACAAGGCCCATGAGCCCCGTTTCAGTTAGTAAAACCTAAACGATGAGTAGTGCAAATGCAACCACTATCCAATGCTAATTGCTAAGGATGTCAGCTTGAAACGAAAGAGCTCATAATAAAGAGACAAAAGTAAGACCAAGCACCACGGAATTATCAGAAGTAAAAATAGAACAATTAAAGATATCGTAGAAATAAGAAGTTTGGTGTCTTGAGATCTTCCTACTCTTTCGTTGTTAAACAAAGGGTGTTAACGCCAGGTGACAATCACGGGCATCATAGAACTAGTGGAATTGACACAAGCCAAACGCCCAAACACACACGAGCAACACCTCGAAGGAGAAACCGGCAACAAAATGTTGCCATCGCCGATCCAATGGGTAGCAAAACGTTCGCACGAATGAATTGGAACTCATTTGCTCGCACTCTGCAAGAGGTATTTGGACCTGTATAGGATAAATAAATATACGTATACACGTGTGTACAAATGCACAATACAATGCACGTGAGGCTACAATATGAATAcaatctaacaccctccctcgatCTTAACTATGTCCGGAAACACTCAATAGATTAAGATTGCACCGACATGCTTCAAATGAAGGCAATGGCGAGGGCTTGGTGAAAATATCAGCAAGCTGATCCTTAGAAGAAACAAACTTGATTTGAAATAACTTCTGCGCAACACGTTTCCACACAAAGTGATAGTCAACTTCGATGTGTTTCGTTTAGGCATGAAATATTGGACAGGTATGTAGCACCaatgttatcacaccaaaggaTAGGAGGCTgagtgatgtgggcattatccttcgggtaaccaacattagactACCTCCTCTGGCCCAACCAGGAGGCCATGAAGATTTCCCAATAACCAAGGTGGGCCTATACATCGGTTCCAATAAAGGAGGCCtacccgaagaaggattcttgacgagCAAGGCAAGAAGACGCAATACAAGGAAAAATTAGAATagatctctttgtaacctagtcgagtccggatagaactctcgggacctggcctgctatataaaggtcaggagagggtctgccgagacacaacttcaacacatagattcaccgcaagtcaagacctagaaccctagaatcttagcctctcgacgagacaaCAACcacagcctatcggctaccctattgtaacccaatatattcgataatcaagatcagacaagcaggaagtaagggttttacctcatcgagggccccacacctaggtaaatctctcttcccgtttgtttggtatccgatgtcgcgtgtcagcctgcaggattccatcaaccctaagcccctcatggtgggcattgccggggagcaccctcgtcaattggcgtcgtttgtgggaaccctgtcggcacaaggcacatCATCGGCTGCTTCGATCATGTCAACCACGACTCCACCAGCATcgccgacaccatcatcgacTCATTCGTGCCAAGATTGGGGAACTCAATTCATTTCGGGTCCTTTGAGTTTACTCCGCATACCGACTCGTCTCGTTTGGTCTTCTCGGGCCTACGTGGCGGGTTggatatgacgttcgggagcgtccactactgcGTCAACGCTGAGGGCATTCTTCGACTGCCCGATCCGTTCGCCCCCAGCACGTCAAGAACTGTGGCTTCAACGGCTGCAGGATCAACCGCATCGACTCCGATCTCGGTCGATTTGCGGCTACGTTATCAGCATCAACGCCAGCATCTTCGCCATCATCGTCTTCACGCCGTTCGACATCGTCTATGTTCGTTGGATCCGACGATTCTGCATCTCCGATCTGACATCGTACTATTGCATCaattgcgacaccaggcacgtgcTAGGTTCGGATGACACGCCGTTCGTCTGCAGCGCCAAGTACTCCTCATATGAAGAAAGCATCGACAGCATTGCCAGGGTAGCCACCTGGAGAGCGGAGCATCACCATATTTACGCCATCCTCAACCCTGTTAACGGAGAAGGAACCTCTGAAGGTGAACATACCCCATGAGTCAATCATGGTGGACACCGCAACATCGAGACTAGCGCCAGCAACGATGATAGCGCTTACGCCATCACTGAGGAAGAGTGGGAAATTGCCCGCAATGTTGTAGCCAATAACACTCGAGTCCCCTCTGGAGTTTCGGCAGGGATCCTCAACGCGTACCACACTATTCTGGAAAGGAATCGGGTTCGGTTGGCCTCTGAGCAAGCCGACCTCGATCGACGCCGACATGCAGTGGATCAATCAAGCGAGCAACGAAGGGCGTCGCATGGAAGCGCGTCCTGTAGCAACAAAGGATCAAGGAGATTTCGACCACGAATTCCTCGGCTCTCAGAAGACGACGCAAGGAGAGCACCTCGAATCTCTCCAACTcttttatgactatggatactACAGGGATGCTTAGGCCAAAAACTATCGAACTAATCTCGCAGCTTACTTGATAAATCACCAGCCAACACCCAATGATCCAATGGCGCAAGCTCATTGGGGCGCTttggaaagcctcgcaatcctTGGAGATAAACTCACCCCTAGGAATGAGAAAACTACGCATCAAGGCAGTGCATCTAAGCATCGATCGAAAGATGCCCGTGATGATATTACACAGAGTAAGATTGACAAAGCTCGTCGTTGGCGTGCTGCAAGGGAAGGATATGACAGTGACGATTCCGAGGAAACCCAGGCGTACGATGGTGAACTTCGAGGAGCCGATTGTTTGAGCTACAAAATCCGGGAGACAATGCCACCGAAGAgattcaagcctactcccactgacactgccaagtatgatgggcagtaggagccgaggtcttggatagacgattatCCGCAAACCGTGATCTTACACAAGGGAAATTAAATAGCGGCAATGCAGTGCCTGCAACTTACCTGAAGGATTTGGCACGAGcatggttgagaggcctgccgaaaaTATCCGTTAAGTCCTAGGAAGATTTGGTTGATgctttcgtcaagaatttccaggCCACATACAAAAGGCCCGTTGGAATCGAAGAGTTGGATCATTGCCAGCAGAAGTCGAAGGAATCAATGCGCGCGTACATTGGATGTTTTACCAAACTCCTAAAAGCTTCCGAGGATGTTTCCATCGACAGAGCGATCGATGCTTTCAGCGGCGGCATCCGACGAGAATCCTACATCGAAGAACTTGGACGGAAAAAGCCAAAGACTATTACTAAGCTTATGGAGattgccaacagttgggctgatggagaagatcacGTGAGGAAACCGCGTCCGCACAGTAATGACAAAGATGATGACCAGAAGCATGATTCAGGCCATCGATGTGACCGCCACAAAAAGAGAAGAGACCGTGGGTATGAAGACACCAATATTGTATTTGCCGAATGTTCCGATCGACGtgatgatcggtacgatgatcAATGTGGTGATAGGTGCGATGATTGTCGGGATAACAACCGCAGCGGTTCTAGGGGAAATCGCGGCAACTACAGGGAGCGGCCACCATGGGTTTCAGAGTTACCACTTTCCGAACAGCAAAATGCTTCTTGTTACATACACGCGTACATCGACCCTAAGGATAACGCCACAAAATCAAGCCatttgctcagggactgtcgacaATTTATCGATATTCAGAAGTTTTACGAGTcagatgagcatgattcataAAACTGGCGTTtccaggagagagagatgaaaaaGCTTACGAAAGAGATAAACCTTGTAGAGAGCACCATGGCTAACGTCccagaattcatcgactggtatgCGTAGAGCATCCTATTCAGCAGGGCCGATGTCTATCCCAAGACCGGGTCATGCagctttggtagtcgaagcacagataggaggattaagtatgagcaaagtattcatggatggtggaagcggattgaACTTGATAttcgcaagcacaatcaagaatatGGGCATCACAACCAATATGTTGCAGGAGTCCGATACATGTTTTCATGGCATTGTTCCTATCTTGCTAGCATACCCTCTTGACAGAATTTCCTTGAATGTAGTCTTCGggaaacccgacaatttcaggaaagaaaggatcgaattcaAGGTACTAAATTGgaaatcgcagtaccacgctatcctcgggaggccagcttatgctaagttcatggctgtaccacactatgcgtacctaaaacttaagatgccaggcaacaatgggaccAACATTACGGTTCATGGAAGTTTCTCTCGTTCAGATAACTGTGATCGAGAGTTCCAGAAGATTGCTGCTAAGTTTGGGATTAAGCAAGAAGTTAAAACTATCAACTTCCCTTCAAAGCAGTTGACTCTTCAAGGCAAAGACTCTAAGCTTAAGGGGGCGACAGTGGCAAGAAGACAAAGAAACAACTGGACGATCTTGCAGCGGAAGTACCAACTGTCAAAACTTCGGCAGCGGATGATAAAGCTTCAGTCGAAGGTGCTAACTGTTTGGCAGTAATTGTCAGTGCTTCTACGGAAACTATCAGCACCGTCACAGAAATCATCGGCACTTCGGAAGCCATTGGAACCTCATGCGTGGATCAAGAGAAGAAGGACCCTCCTCTTACTTAAGAAGACGAGTGGTGGCATACATCTTTATCTTCATaagattttatttttaataaggcTTTCTTAAGTCATAGCAATATCAGTTTATCTTATCGTCATAGACTCATTAATAAAGGTTCAAGTTTTGTttatatgagctttttaattgattcgggacacccgaacaacTTTTTCAAGATTTTTTCGCATAATACCGCGAACGTCGACTTCGAAATATGAGTACAGTAAGCAAAATCGATAAAAAAGATCGGGGGTCGCCTGTGCTGGTTATTGCCAAACTTATCATCTAAGCCTTAGGGAAAATGTGAGTGCTGCAATGGAAGATAATCAAAGGATCCTATAGAATAATCATACACGTTGTCTTCCGCcaaagcctcagggaacatgcgagcACTGCTAATGGCGAGGATAATATAACTTATGGAAGGCCCATGCCTGTACATCAAACAAGAAGGTACTAAGAGCAACTGAATCAATAGCGAGCATAGTTTCCTCGAGTTACTTGGGGGTTGCCGCAAAAAATGTGCATTGTTGGTTGTAGCAAAGTTGCGATTACGACGGGCTTCTTGGacccgcaacatgagctgatcactcaaaaaatTTGATGCTGGTACTTTTCATAAAAAAGCATCACAATACTGATGCCAAAAGGACTAGCGCATCAAAATTTGCAGCTTAGTCAAGAAATACATCATAACAATTGCCACCGGCATTTTGAAGATAATCTTGCGAGGTATCGATACTTTGTCAAAAGTGGCAAACATGTCATTTCTAGCAAGTCATTCATCCTTAAAAAAGTTCTTTGAGAATGGTGCAACAAGAAAATTAAGATTGTGTAAACAAGTTACATCATGCACATGAATAAATTTGTACCCAATGCATTTGAACATTCGGGAGCAGAAAATTGTCAGAAGCATAAGTTATAATTACAACAGAGTTGCAGTGTCATCAAAGTTATTCATGTGGAATTCCTACCATTTCATCTACTTCTGTGTTGTTTTCCATCATATCAACTGCAATGGAGGCAGGGGTCTTAAAAGCAGGAAAGAACTGACTTATGTTGCCATCAGCTTGCGCGATTGCTATCAAATCCAATGAAGGATGTTGGGacagcactgatacgtctcaaacgtatctataatttcttatgttccatgctacttttatgatgatactcacatgttttatacacactttatgtcattattatgcattttccggcactaacctattgacgagatgccgaagagccagcttgttgttttctgctgtttttggtttcgtaaatcctacaaaggaaatattctcggaattggacgaaatcaacgcccagggtcttatttttccacggaacttccagaagaccgaaggggatacgaagtggggcgatgaggcgcccagaccacagggccgcgcggcctgggtggagcctgcgccgccctatggtgtggggccctcgtgcctcctccgactctgcccttccacctacatatactctccgtcgcgaaaccctattaccgagagccacgatacggaaatacttccagagacgcagccgccgccaatcccatctcgggggattcaggagatcgcctccggcaccctgccggagaggggaatcatctcccggaggactcttcatcaccatgatcgcctccggattgatgtgtgagtagtgcacccctggactatgggtccatagcagtagctagatggttgtcttctcctcttgtgctatcatgttagatcttgtgagcttcctatcatgatcaagatcatctatttgtaatgctacatgttgtatttgttgggatccgatgaatatggaatactatgtcaagttgattatcaatctatcatatatgtgttgtttatgttcttgcatgctctccgttgctagtagaggctctggccaagttgatacttgtaactccaagagggagtatttatgctcgatagtgggttcatgcctccattgaatgcgggacgatgtgacgaaagttctaaggttgtggatgtgctgttgccactagggataaaacatcaatgctttgcctaaggatatttgtgttgattacattacacaccatacttaatgcaattgtctgttgtttgcaacttaatactggaaggggtgcggatgctaacctgaaggtggactttttgggcatagatgcatgtctggatagcggtctatgtactttgtcgtaatgccctgattaaatctcatagtagtcatcgtgatatgtatgtgcattcttatgccctctctatttgtcaattgtccaactgtaatttgttcacccaacatgctatttatcttattggagagacaccactagtgacctgtggaccccggtccattcttttacatctgaaatacaatctactgcaatacttattctttactgttcttcgcaaacaaacatcatcttccacactatacatttaatcctttgtttacagcaagccggtgagattgacaacctcactgttacgttggggcaaagtactttgattgtgttgtgcaggttccacgttagcgccggaatccctggtgttgcgccgcactacacaccgtcaccaacgaccttcacgtgatccttgactcctactggttcgataaccttggtttcttactgagggaaacttgctgttgtacgcatcacagcttccacttgggattcccaacgggcgtgtgctctacgcgtcatcaagctaaatttctggcgccgttgccgaggagatcaagacacgctgcaaggggagtctcccacatccaatctctttactttgtttttgtcttgctttactttattttatttactgctttgtttgttctctatatcaaaaatacaaaaaaattagtactagcttcactttatttactgtcttgtttgcgttctctatattaaaaacacaaaaaaattagttacttgcatttactttatttagtttgctttatttactactgctaaaatgggtactcctgagaatactaagttgtgtgacttcactagcacaaataataatgatttcctatgcacacctattgctccacctgctactacagcagaattttttgaaattaaacctgctttactaaatcttgttatgagagagcaattttccggtgttagttccgatgatgccactgcccatcttaataattttgttgaactttgtgaaatgcaaaagtataaggatgtagatggtgacattataaaattaaaattgtttcctttctccttaagaggaagagctaaagattggttgctatctttgcctaagaatagtattgattcatgaactaaatgtaaggatgcttttattggtagatattatcctcctgctaaaattatatctttgagaagtagcataatgaattttaagcaattggataatgaacatattgctcaagcatgggaaagaatgaaatctttggtaaagaattgccctacccatggactaactacttggatgatcatccaaaccttttatgcaggactgaacttttcttcgcggaacctattggattcagctgctggaggtacttttatgtccatcaccttaggcgcggcaacaaagcttcttgatgatatgatgataaattactccgaacacacggaaagagctccacaaggtaagaaggtaaattctgttgaagaaatctcctccttgagtgataagattgatagtattatgtctatgcttgtgaatggtagatctaatgttgatcctaataatgttcctttagcctcattggttgctcaagaagagcatcttgatgtgaacttcattaaaaataataatttcaacaacaatgcttataggaataattctggtaacaactataggccatatccttctaataatggtaatggttatggtaattcttatggtaattcttacaacaataataggagtgtaccccctggtcttgaagccatgcttaaagaatttattagtacacaaactgcttttaataaatatgttgaagaaaagcttggtaaaattgatgttcttgcttctaaggttcatagtcttgcctctgatgttgatcttttaaaattgaaagttatgcctaaagaagataaagatattaagtcattttctacagcaaacgccatccaagttcgaattaatgaaaatattagattgatggctgaattgcatgctaggtgggaaagagaagaaaaactagctaaagagaataatgtagctaaagtttggactattaccaccactagtaatgttgatgcttcacatgttgctaaacctcctactatcaatgataaaataattggtgttggcaatgtttctactcctagtgcaaagcgtgcaaaattgcctgaaactgctaaaactgctgaaactgcttgtgataaaactgctgaaatttttcaaaatattggggacaatgatcccattgctgtagatcataatggtttatattttgatgattgtcatatctctgaagttattaagttcttacaaaaacttgctagaagtcctaatgctagtgctataaatttggcctttacaaaacatattacaaatgctctcataaaagctagagaagataaattaaaacttgaaacttctattcctaggaagttagaagatggttgggatcccatcattaagatgaaggtcaatgattttgattgtaatgctttatgtgatattggtgcaagtatttctgttatgcctaagaaaatctatgatatgcttgacttgccaccattgaaaaatgggatttctattttcgtgccctcgggtccttagttgtgctcagttttccccagctccttagtttttcctcagttttacccaagcgtttgtctgaaaccatcacacgtgatgtaacggccggttgcccgacggttgaccgttatcttccgactagtggggccacgtagagcccgcaaagacacgtcggaccatccatctttgtttgaccgtaagcatcgccgtatccccgaccaaaacgcgaacgagtggggcttcggtatatcaaatgacaagtacggccatgacgccgatacaaggggcaatacacgggtaggattagatttttaaacggagctctacgagcgatggcacggaggaggtggcatgcggggtgccgagatgagatcgacgtccacaaagaaccgcatgaggcgagaccggacgcattagatagatatgaactagacgcgtttaaccatgcaaagaagagaagaaatggtcgacgacatcgacgaccacctcaaaactttgaccgaccgtgtcggacacgaacgcgagcaatgtagagaaaactagtgtctctcctttccggcgtgtataggtgggtgctaggagagtgtggtggcgaagggaaagacctcgcggcggtccgtggcgtccagcatagcgggtcggcgtggccgtgcccacggcggcgtgca includes:
- the LOC124687559 gene encoding putative GEM-like protein 8, coding for MEGSTSHDHVIGIPVNSTAYGIEEPDFPAEETISTPDDHPGFVGASFQSASRNDGNGSTAATDHHTTQARRKGGKIAQGIKEHVSLGPKLSETVRGKLTLGARILQAGGVEKVFRQWFSVDKNERLLRASQCYLSTTAGPIAGMLFVSTERVAFRSDRSLAVAAPDGGKVRVPYKVTIPLRKVTRAVPSENKHRPEQRYIEVLTNDGFEFWFMGFVSYHRSLQHLQQAIAQAR